The DNA sequence AACAATGAAACAAAGTAATCATCCAAGGattgttattttttccatactttttccttttatacACTCATTATGTTCCATCATAACAAGCATGTATGAAGATATTCAGGTAGTGCAATATTGAATTACAACTTAACCATGCAACTTATTTGCTTGCTTATAAGGTGGGATTTCGGAGAAATCTCTCGACTCCCTGAGTACATGCGACCTCTCTATAAAGTTTTCTTGGAACTCTACATTCAATTCGAGGAAGAATTAGCTAAGGAAGGACGATCCTACGCATCATACTATGTCATAGAACCAGTATGATTCTTGTTACACATAAGGAAATTTTCATTACTATTGCTTTTACTATTACTACTAccagagtgcatattcttaccAAATTTGATATGATATGATCCATAGCTGAAGGAATTGTCGAGGTGCTACCTTGAGGAAGCAAAGTGGTTCTTAGAGGGTAAATTCCCATCATTTGAGGAATACCTAAAGTGTGGTCTCATTACCAGCGGCTTCTGTTATCTGGTCGCCTCTTCTTTTCTGGGAATAGGATCTGCTCGAAAGGAAGACTTCGAGTGGCTAAGTAGGAAGCCTAAGATACTTGTTGCTACACTCCTTATAGGACGCTTAGTTGATGACATTGGTTCTTATGAGGTATGTATGATATATATCAACATATTAATCATATTGAATAGTATACTTTTAAAACATTTGTGGTGTGTTTAGACTGAGATGAAGAGAGGTCAACTTGCAATTGGGATTGAGAGCTACATGAAAGAAAATGGTGTGACAAAAGAAGAGGCGATGGCcaaatttatggaattatCTTTGAATGCATGGAAAGATAGCAACGAGGAGATGCTAAGGCCATCTTGTTATAAATCAAGGGAACTTCTTACACGTATCCTCAATTTTGAACGTGTAACATATGTTACTTACAAAGACAAGGAAGATGGATATACTCATCCCGAAAAGGTTGTGAAACCTTATATCACTGCTTTGCTGGTCGATGCATTTGAGGTTTAGTCATTTCGAATAACATGTAGAAGTCAAAATGGTTGTACCATATATATGGTATAAAATCTATGTAGTGTTGTTACGTATGTTATTTATGCAATAAAAGAGTGTAACAATAATGGCTTACTATAGATATTTGGAAAGAATTATTACTCCGGAGTATATGTTGTCGAAGAAATATACTGAGTTCTGCATGTCATTTATTCTCACGTACATTTGTAATATTAAGCTTAGTTAAGTGCAACTGTATAACTGGGTTAAATTGTCAGaaatatcatgaattttgattaaatataactGCATCAATTTTTGTCTTTCCTGTAACTTTGAAAATGGGTACAGAAACCATGAGATTTGACATTGTTTGTAATTATCTTGTTATACACGTACATGTTTAAGGCTTTTTGttatatactacctccgtcccgcATTAACtgtcacatttatttttttgcactcgttttataaaaaagataataaataattaaagtggaaaaatagtaaagtaagagagagttaATGCGGGATGGATGTCATAGTAAAAAGcctattattcaaaataaatttgttagcATTCACGTACATATCTTAGGAACCAGACATCATAGTCTCTCTATGACAAGGAGACAtcataacaataacaaaatagaATAACGTCTATTttgagtactatatatattattcgaAATGACTAAATTTCAAATGCATCGACCAGCATGCCAACAATATGAGGCTTCAAAACCTTTTCCGGTTGAGTGTATCCATCTTCTTTGTCTTTGTAAGCAACATAAGTTACGCGGTTCAAATTTAGGATATGCATAAGAAGATCCCTAGATTTATAACAAGACGGCCTTAGCATCTCCTCGTTGTTATCTATCCATGCATTCGTACataattccataaatttgGCCATCGCCTCTTCTTTTGTCACATCATTATCTTTCATGTAGCTTTCAATCCCAATAGCCAGTTGACCTCTCTTCGTCTCAAACTAAACACCGCAAATAGTATTCAGAAACTCCCTGATtgaaaaagtatatatatgtgtgtgtatgtgttaCCTCATAAGAACCTATGTCATCAAGTAAGCGACCTATTATGAGTGTGGAAACAAGTATTTTAGGCTTCTCGCTTAGCCACTCGAAGTCTTCCTTTCGAGTAGATCCTATTCCCATAAAAGAAGCAGGGACCAGATAATCGTAGGTGCTCGTAATTTGACCAAGCATTAGGTATTCCTCAAATGATGGCAAGTTACCCTCTAACAACCACTTCGCCTCTTCAAAGTAGCCTCTTGCCAATTCCTTTAGCTATGGATCATATCATATCAAAGTTGGTATGAATACACATTttcataatagtaatagtaatagtaataaaaaaaaaggttctTATAGCACGAATCATCTATACTCTCTCTATGGCGTAGTATGATGCGTAGGATCTTCCTTCCTTAGCCAATTCTTCCTCGTATGGATTGTAGAGTTCCAAGATAGCTTTATAAATAGGTCTCATGTACTCGGGGAGTTGAGAGATTTCTCCATAATCCCACCTTATAAGCAAgcaattaattataaacaagGGGAAATTAATGGAATGAAATTAGCAAAGAATtgtatattagaaaaaaaaatacataaataaagagTGAAGGTGGGAAATGATTGAATGTAGAAAACCATGGGTTAGTTGAGGAAAGAATGATTATCCctaatttagtaaaaatggTAATTCCAAATGAAATGACGATACAAGCATGTTCTTCGATTTTACCTTTCTATTGCCTTGGTGAAAACCTCAAGTTCCTCAATCGTGCCATAAGCATCGTACGTGTCATCCAACACAGATGCGATCGCAATGCTCTTGGAAAGAGTTGCACGGGCACGAGAATATTGTGGCTCAGGGTGCATTGCCATAGCCCAGAAGAAACACTCCACCATCCTATCTCTTGTATAAGGAAGTTTCGACATAAGCCCTAATTCTCTCCACCACCTATACATAGCAATCAATATTATTCCTAGTTAGTATCAACACCACAAATCTATTGGTTCGAAATTATGTTACCTAGAAACTTGCTGGAGCTCCTCTTTGTGCTGCATTTGCAAAAAGTTATAGTCTAATTTGGCAAACTTGATTAGGGTTTCATTTTTgtgctcttcttcttcatacaCCGCGATGTAACTTCGTGCTTCAATTCTAGGAGTCCCGAAGTGCAAGGGCTGCATGAGGGCACGCTCAACTTGCTTCTTAAGTGGCGATCCGAGGTTTGGCACCATGGATTTGAGAGTGGCTGTAGTAAAAGCAAGCGCGTCTTCTAGTATAGCTTCTCCACGCGTTCGAAGATATGAAGCTTCATACAAACTCAGCAAACCCTTTGCGTCACTCTTAATACTCTCTTTGAAATTCCACTTCTCATCCATCCATTTAGCAAATATTTCTGCTTCAAAACAatcatattagtattatttatagccaaattaaatcaagaaaGGTATATTTAATACACTAATATTTACCAGTAGATATACGGTGTCCGTGCTGCCTGAACAATCGAAAATGGAGAGCAACGGTGTACAAATCATAGGCTTCATCATCGTGATAATTAGTATTGAGATGGAAAAATTGTTGCAATTTTTCTTCGATCTCGTTTTCAAAGTGATACGAAATGCCTAGGCGTTCGAGTGTGTTGATCAGATTCATGGTGTCtatcattttagtttgtgGAGCAGTTAGCAGACTTCTAACATCCTTTTTCATCACTTCAACTGTGTTGGAGTATTTTTCTAAGACCTACAATTGataccaaattaattataaatgaatCTATAATAAGTATACAAGTAAAGTGAAAATTAAAGTTGTAGATATTATACATTTACATACCTTGGAGTCAGAAATGTAATTGATGAACTGATCACCCCACAAGCTGGGGGGAAAGTTGTACTCGGGACGATGAGCCGCCATTTATGTATGTCTGCAAATCCGAAACAAGAAGACAAGAGGTTTGGAAGTGTAGTTCTTAAACATGAAGCCATTGcccatgtatatatataggcagAGAAGAGTTAATTTCTCTGTTTGTGATAAGTACATTTTATTCGCATTGTTGCAAGCTAAGGGTAATTGTGTGCATCGTATCCATATAGACTAGTGATctaaatatatgtattgcAACATTATGTCATTAACCAATTTATTGTACTAGATAAACAATTATAACgcttttttaaattaataaatcttaaataaaattgataaataaatgcTTTGATTTCATTCACTAAACAAATCATTTAGTTATTGACTACATAATCAAAAATATTAGCTACATGGaccattaaaataatttgagatttggagataaattattaaaattaagtaaacaTCATTgtcaattttgtttatatacaTAGACAACGAAACTAAAAAAGTTACAAGAGAAACCATgatcaaactaaataaaacCAATAGTTTGGCGATGAAGATATGATATAGATCCTAATGGATCATAATAATCATACCTAGACAAACATAATAGAATCTtggataattatatataggtCAGAGCAAACATATTTTTAGTATGAAAGTGTATAGTAGGATTTGAATGTATATCTTTATGAGAAATAGATAGAGCtttaaaaagcaaaaatatcaaaaatctCGTTGGACCAAGTCATCGGACTGCTAGCTAGGTTGGTTCAGACCAACTTAGCGGTCCACTGGACTTGGATTGTCTCGGGAAAATTTCGTAAAATAGTTACTTTCTCTATCAGACTCCGATTATTGCTAAATCATGATTGTGTGTTTTAATCCAATGGATTATAATTGAGCTTGATAATACACTTAAGGCGTAGTGTGCTTATAATATGACTTTAGTGCTGGGGATATTTGCTAGTATTATTTGGACACGTAATATAACTGGTCAGACCCATTTAAACTATGAATCGGTAGCTTCGTCGATTCACTTATACCGGTCAactttttaattgattttgataaTCGTACTGCAGAAACACGTGAATAAACAATTTCATGGTCAGTATTTGAAAAGATTGATTGTGATAATCTTATTGCGTAACACGTGAATATACAATTTCATTGTCAAGATTGATTTTGAGAATCCTATTAAGTAGACATATGGATAAACAATTTCAGAAATAAGCATACTCCCTTcctcccataaaaataggaacatttgagaagatataagaattaaagtaagaaaaaagaggaaaattaaaatagtattgGTAGATAGTAGaatccatattttttaattagtatttaGTGATGACTCTAGtggtataaattgtaaataaattgatatactatataataattaatgagtgatgaaaattttccaaaataaaaattgaatatttttgtgggacggaaaAAAGAATGTCcctatattttatagtataaagtGTTACagagtagtatattattgtCGACTCATGAAAGAAAATGTAGGCGATTTTTATGGTTATCAGAAATCATTTTCAGAATCGATTTCTTCTTATTATTGTTCTTCTATTACCACTCATATggcagaataataaattatttctgatgccaaaaattattagataaatataATGTTGGTTCCCAAAAAAAACTGTCTGCATTTTTAGGTTACCTTTGTAAATTTATCCAGTTGTTAAAAGATAGATTTTGAAAATCTTGTGGAATTGACGTGTAAGTAAACAATTTCATtatcaaaattgattttgaaaactcTTATTGACACGTGGattaaaaaattcagaaatgtgcatattatGTTATTGTCGTCTGTCCCGTAGacctaataaattaaataatgacttattaatttaaggtcagtaattttaaattagacACTAGCTTTAGCTTATCAATAATTGAAGCTGCGATGATATAatcttgtttatatttttcatagcCATACACTATAGTATATATCTAGGTGCctcaattcaaatttgaatatttgaacaTGTAGATAAAACTTCTTTTAAATCAGAAAACATCGATCTCTCTTTAACCACTATTTTCAACTAAaatccatcccataaaaatacaCTCCATGTATTTGAAATGACACGAGAGAATCAATGCGCAAttgttaaataaaagagagaaaaagaagggtaattaaaatagtgtAGTAGATAGTGGGATTCATAATGGGtcataatgatataaatagtaaatatattGTATATGAGCATTGAGTTAGGGACAACTttgtataaatgaaaatgtctaTACTTTTTTTGGGTcgaatgaaaataaaaagtacatATATTTTCATGTGACGGATGGCGTATTTAATACTACAAGCTTTATCATCTATATAACCTAACCAattttactcccttcgtcccactttaggagtcccggtttaccatttttgggtgtcccactttaggagtcccggttgaaatattctataaatggtattagaccccacattccaataactttttttcactcacattttattataaaactaatataaaaaagtaggacccacattccactatcttttttcaccaatttttctttacatttcttaaaaccggtgccgaactcaaccagactcctaaaatgggacggaggaagtatttaaCTAAGCAACACACAAGTCTCAATCAACGCATATGTCAACAGATAAGTTCCTCGTATTTCTCAATCAAAGcatataaattatttcatactCCGTGTTCGCCATTAAATGACAAATGGAAGGCTTATTTCACTAATCACTTTTACTCTGTTCGCCACTAAATGctctcattttttctttttggtcgTCTGccaataaatgttttatttgacttttactatatttggtaaGTGGATCTTAAGACTCGTGTCGttcaaatatgaaacatttaatgTCTTCTacacactttattttataaagtcaaacaattttctAAGACTTGTGTCGTTCAAATATGAAACATATAATCAtgaacagatggagtaatttGTCCACCCATGTTTGTTTCAAATATTCCCAAATTAATTGCACAAGctcattcatttttctattacaTAAACTTATAAACATAATCAAGTAAGCATGCATATACTCTTCAAACTTCAAAttggaaatttaaaataatttgaaattgtttATAGACTTAATAATGTTGGGAagtattcatattcatatggTAAATATTGTTCAAAAACGAAACACTTGTAGTCCATTCGATCTTGTGATGTAAtagttagattaatgccacgtgtcatctaataatgtagacgattagtctaataatgtagcttgactaataatgtaatatCTTAGTCAAATAATGTAGCTTATCATAACAATCAAATCCAAGGATCCAAGGACTGTGATTTGTGATGTGTTTGATACTAATGAGGACCCTATTACACACCATGATAATTAATGTATTCTCATAAAAGTCTCTTATGTATACTTGAATGTTTACATATAATTACACATCCTCCTTATCTTCTTTCtatccatattttttgtttatttgcattttttattggatCTTCAAGACAAGTCTTggaaattcaaattcatgaGCATAAGTTCACATAAATAGAGGATCCATTATTTTTGGGTCACTCTACTTTATTGGTTgcttttttaaaatctttactatattacataattttagTGTACATATATGCGTAATCTCTTTCGAACATGGACGAAGTTGAAAAacatctttattattttcagtaaaataaataaatatgtttattaACTCTGAACCACCAGGCCAGCTAAATGTTTTTGATTACAACATTAGCatacaactaaaaacaagGCACACATATATCACCCTCATTATTGAATTCATTGATATCAGAGTCTCTCCATATAAGGTTTGAAATTTCAAGAAGCATAACTTAACAATAGTACATAGGAACAAAATAGAATTACATAACATATAGTAATAcatattatttgaaatgaCTAAACCTCAAATGCATCAACCAACAAGGCAAGAATATGAGGCTTCAAAACCTTTTCGGGTTGAGTGTATCCATCCTCTTTGTCTTTGTAAGTAACATATGTTACGCGGTCATAATTGAGAATAAGCATAAGAAGATCCCTAGATTTATAACAAGACGGCCTTAACATCTCCTCGTTGGTATCTCTCCATGCATTAGTACataattccataaatttgGCCATTGCTTCTTCTTTTGTCacatcattttctttcatGTAGCTTTCAATCCCAATAGCAAGTTGACCTCTCTTCGTCTCAAACTAAACACCACAAATAGATTTCAAAAAACTATTCCCTAATTGAAAAGGTATATAGATATGTATATGCATACCTCATAAGAACCTATGTCATCAAGTAAGCGACCTTTTATGAGTGTGGCAACAAATATTTTAGGCTTCTCGCTTAGCCACTCGAAGTCTTCCTTTTGAGTAGATCCTATTCCCATAAATAAAGAGGGGACCGCATAACCGTAGGTGCTGGTAATGAGACCAATCTTTAGGTATTCCTCAAATGATGGCAAGTTACCCTCCTCTAAGATCCACTTCGCCTCTTCAAAGTAGCCCCTCGCCAATTCCTTTAGCTATGGATCATATCATATCAAATTTGGTAAGAATACACACTTTTGTAagagtaatagtaataaaaatttccTTATACATAACACAAATCATACTCCTTCTATGGCATAGTGTGATGCGTAGGATCGTCCTTCCTTTGCCAATTCTTCATCAAATGTAATGTAGAGTTCCAAGATAGCTTTATAGAAAGGTCTCATGTACTCGGGGAGTCGAGAGATTTCTCCATCATCCCATCTTATAAGCAAGCAAATAATAAGAGTTGCATGGTTAAGTTATACATGCTTGGTATCATGATGAAGTAAAACAGAAGGGaaaataatggaatgaagCAATAAAGAAATGAGTATAGGAAAAAATTAACCAACCTTTGACATGAAGGTAGAAATAAGAGTGAAGGTGGGAATGAATGAatgtaagaaataaaaaatgaaaattggatGATTCATATACTTGATAAGGATGAGGTGATCTAGTCTAGCTAGTAGAAATGCTGATTCCAAATGAAATGATGGTTAAAGCCTGTTGTTAGATTTTACTACCTCTGTATTGCCTCGGTGAAAACCTCAAGTTCTTCAATCGTACCATAAGCATCGTATGTGTCGTCTAATACAGATGACATCACAATGGCCTTGGCGAGCCTGGTACGGGAATGAGAATACTGTGGCTCATGGTGCACTGCCATAGCCCAAAAGTAACACTCTACTATCCTATCTCTTGCATAAGGAAGTTTGGAGATAAGCCCTAATTCTTTCCaccacctatatatataaatcaagattatttgaaattagtaCTAACACTACACATCTAAGGGTTTTTTTGATTGAAGATTAGGTTACCTTGAAACTTGCTGGAGCTCCTCTTTGTGCAGCATCTGCAATAGGTTAAAGTCTAATTTGGCAAACTTGATTAGGGTTTCGGATTtgttctcttcttcttcatacaCCGCAATGTAACTGCGTGCTTCAACTCTAGGAATCCCCAAGTGCAAGGGCTGCACTAGGGCATGCTCAACTTGCCTCTTGAGGGGTGATCCGAGGTTTGGCACCATTGATTTTAGAGTGGCCATAGTTAAAGCAAGCGCGTCATCTAGTATGGTTTCTCCATGTGTTCGAAGATAGGAAGCTTCGTACAAACTCAGCATA is a window from the Salvia hispanica cultivar TCC Black 2014 chromosome 1, UniMelb_Shisp_WGS_1.0, whole genome shotgun sequence genome containing:
- the LOC125202053 gene encoding germacrene A synthase-like isoform X1 → MAAHRPEYNFPPSLWGDQFINYISDSKVLEKYSNTVEVMKKDVRSLLTAPQTKMIDTMNLINTLERLGISYHFENEIEEKLQQFFHLNTNYHDDEAYDLYTVALHFRLFRQHGHRISTEIFAKWMDEKWNFKESIKSDAKGLLSLYEASYLRTRGEAILEDALAFTTATLKSMVPNLGSPLKKQVERALMQPLHFGTPRIEARSYIAVYEEEEHKNETLIKFAKLDYNFLQMQHKEELQQVSRWWRELGLMSKLPYTRDRMVECFFWAMAMHPEPQYSRARATLSKSIAIASVLDDTYDAYGTIEELEVFTKAIERWDYGEISQLPEYMRPIYKAILELYNPYEEELAKEGRSYASYYAIERLKELARGYFEEAKWLLEGNLPSFEEYLMLGQITSTYDYLVPASFMGIGSTRKEDFEWLSEKPKILVSTLIIGRLLDDIGSYEFETKRGQLAIGIESYMKDNDVTKEEAMAKFMELCTNAWIDNNEEMLRPSCYKSRDLLMHILNLNRVTYVAYKDKEDGYTQPEKVLKPHIVGMLVDAFEI
- the LOC125202053 gene encoding germacrene A synthase-like isoform X2 translates to MAAHRPEYNFPPSLWGDQFINYISDSKVLEKYSNTVEVMKKDVRSLLTAPQTKMIDTMNLINTLERLGISYHFENEIEEKLQQFFHLNTNYHDDEAYDLYTVALHFRLFRQHGHRISTEIFAKWMDEKWNFKESIKSDAKGLLSLYEASYLRTRGEAILEDALAFTTATLKSMVPNLGSPLKKQVERALMQPLHFGTPRIEARSYIAVYEEEEHKNETLIKFAKLDYNFLQMQHKEELQQVSRWWRELGLMSKLPYTRDRMVECFFWAMAMHPEPQYSRARATLSKSIAIASVLDDTYDAYGTIEELEVFTKAIERWDYGEISQLPEYMRPIYKAILELYNPYEEELAKEGRSYASYYAIERLKELARGYFEEAKWLLEGNLPSFEEYLMLGQITSTYDYLVPASFMGIGSTRKEDFEWLSEKPKILVSTLIIV
- the LOC125215587 gene encoding germacrene A synthase-like, with protein sequence MAVHRPESNFAPSLWGDQFINHFSDSKVIEKYSKAVEVLKNDVRSMITATETKMIDTMNLIDTLERLGVSYHFEHEIEEKLQQFFHLNTNYHDDEAYDLYTVALHFRLFRQHGHRISTEIFGKWRDVNGEFKESIKSDAKGMLSLYEASYLRTHGETILDDALALTMATLKSMVPNLGSPLKRQVEHALVQPLHLGIPRVEARSYIAVYEEEENKSETLIKFAKLDFNLLQMLHKEELQQVSRWWKELGLISKLPYARDRIVECYFWAMAVHHEPQYSHSRTRLAKAIVMSSVLDDTYDAYGTIEELEVFTEAIQRWDDGEISRLPEYMRPFYKAILELYITFDEELAKEGRSYASHYAIEGLKELARGYFEEAKWILEEGNLPSFEEYLKIGLITSTYGYAVPSLFMGIGSTQKEDFEWLSEKPKIFVATLIKGRLLDDIGSYEFETKRGQLAIGIESYMKENDVTKEEAMAKFMELCTNAWRDTNEEMLRPSCYKSRDLLMLILNYDRVTYVTYKDKEDGYTQPEKVLKPHILALLVDAFEV